In Candidatus Bathyarchaeia archaeon, the following are encoded in one genomic region:
- a CDS encoding secondary thiamine-phosphate synthase enzyme YjbQ yields MKVVTKYLKLHTRGELEMVDITPLVEGAVEEAGLKDGIVTVFVAGSTGAVTTIEYEPGLLKDFPAMLERVAPRGILYEHERRWHDGNGHSHVRASLLGPSLTVPIVNRKLTLGTWQQLVFVELDIHSRSRELVLQIMGE; encoded by the coding sequence GTGAAGGTTGTTACGAAGTACCTCAAGCTCCATACCCGTGGAGAGTTGGAAATGGTAGATATAACCCCCCTCGTAGAAGGGGCTGTAGAGGAGGCTGGTCTTAAGGACGGTATTGTAACAGTCTTCGTAGCCGGGTCCACTGGAGCCGTAACCACCATTGAATATGAACCAGGTCTCCTAAAAGATTTCCCAGCGATGCTAGAGAGGGTAGCTCCTAGGGGGATCCTCTACGAGCATGAAAGACGGTGGCACGATGGTAATGGACACTCTCACGTGAGAGCCTCACTCCTAGGGCCAAGCTTGACTGTACCGATCGTGAATCGCAAGCTAACCTTGGGAACTTGGCAGCAGCTAGTCTTCGTAGAATTGGATATACATAGTCGATCTCGGGAGCTAGTATTACAAATCATGGGAGAATAA
- the cas4a gene encoding type I-A CRISPR-associated protein Cas4/Csa1, protein MYFLSDLEHKYLIHRLLPAAREARVSAELRGWSWHQPPLKPYYEDVKLPMYAVCSKYCPTGRDIYLNFVEKISGTLNSRMALGKILHGVVSDCLQAFLQKRSLNFELWEQKIRWDEIPAKREEVLEPARKVWEYLVKICEARYVDIASSQPYASEQDLLASTVPFLVEHKISGELLGLSGLLSLDCYDYMRAIMFDLKVGDKPQDWHRLAPVGYSIVFESVHEVPVDVCCVVYLNLTGNHILVKKDLFFASDELRNMWIEERDRKLEIVAERRDPGRPERSQCTEECRYYQVCYS, encoded by the coding sequence ATGTATTTTCTTTCCGATTTAGAGCACAAATATCTGATTCATAGACTCTTGCCTGCAGCTAGAGAAGCCAGAGTAAGCGCTGAGCTTCGAGGCTGGAGCTGGCATCAGCCACCTTTGAAACCTTACTACGAAGATGTAAAGTTGCCGATGTATGCTGTTTGCTCAAAATACTGCCCCACTGGTAGAGACATATATCTAAACTTTGTCGAGAAGATCTCTGGAACTCTAAACTCTAGGATGGCGTTAGGCAAGATTTTACATGGTGTGGTGAGCGACTGTTTACAAGCCTTCCTTCAGAAGCGCAGCCTGAACTTTGAATTGTGGGAGCAAAAGATCCGGTGGGATGAGATACCTGCAAAGCGGGAAGAAGTTTTGGAGCCTGCGAGGAAAGTCTGGGAGTATTTAGTGAAGATATGCGAGGCGCGTTACGTTGACATAGCTTCTAGCCAGCCTTACGCATCTGAACAGGATCTACTGGCTTCAACCGTGCCATTCCTTGTTGAGCATAAGATTTCCGGGGAACTGCTAGGTCTAAGTGGGTTGTTGAGCTTAGATTGCTACGATTATATGAGAGCAATTATGTTTGATCTGAAAGTTGGAGACAAGCCGCAGGATTGGCATAGGTTGGCCCCTGTAGGCTACTCCATTGTCTTCGAGAGCGTCCACGAGGTGCCTGTCGACGTGTGCTGCGTTGTATATCTGAACCTGACTGGCAATCATATACTCGTAAAGAAAGATCTCTTCTTCGCCAGCGATGAGCTGAGAAACATGTGGATCGAGGAGAGAGATCGCAAGCTAGAGATTGTTGCTGAGAGGAGAGACCCTGGCAGACCTGAGAGGTCGCAATGCACCGAGGAGTGCAGGTATTATCAGGTTTGTTACAGTTAA
- the cas1 gene encoding CRISPR-associated endonuclease Cas1, with product MKIFLDDFGIFLGRKRNRFVVKQKDRKDEIVADNVDSIVCACQGVSMSASALNLAMTHNIQVVFARYGGWPYAILMPTAMTGSVRARREQFLAYNDERGYFLAKNFVAGKLANQANFLRLIAKNRKTTNPLLAQRIYDSGRAVSDIATRLASVTSGRIDEKRQELMNLEAEGARVYWGAIKEILPKELNFEGRETRGARDPFNVMLNFGYQTVLFPEVWKAVSHAGLDPYAGYLHADRPGKPSLVLDLMEEFRQQIVDRAVIGLLSRNIIKPNGILVVESPEEGRILSREVVKMLLMGLQERLDSEAMFDNQRAPLKSFIYSQARRVTRFLLNETTYIPFTLGW from the coding sequence TTGAAAATATTCCTCGATGATTTCGGGATTTTCCTCGGACGTAAAAGAAACAGGTTTGTTGTTAAGCAGAAAGATAGAAAAGACGAGATCGTCGCGGATAATGTGGATTCTATTGTTTGTGCATGCCAAGGTGTGTCAATGTCCGCCAGCGCCCTTAACCTTGCGATGACACATAACATACAGGTGGTTTTTGCAAGGTATGGCGGTTGGCCTTATGCGATTCTAATGCCGACAGCCATGACTGGCTCTGTAAGAGCTAGGCGAGAGCAGTTTCTGGCATACAACGACGAGCGAGGCTACTTCTTAGCAAAGAACTTCGTTGCTGGAAAGCTAGCGAACCAAGCAAACTTCCTGCGGCTTATAGCCAAAAACAGGAAGACAACAAATCCTCTCTTAGCCCAGAGAATTTACGATTCAGGACGTGCAGTTAGCGACATCGCCACACGACTTGCTAGTGTAACAAGTGGAAGAATAGACGAAAAACGCCAAGAGTTAATGAACCTCGAGGCGGAGGGGGCTAGAGTATATTGGGGCGCCATAAAGGAGATTCTGCCTAAGGAGTTGAACTTTGAGGGGAGGGAGACAAGAGGCGCTCGGGATCCGTTTAATGTTATGCTGAATTTTGGCTATCAAACAGTATTATTTCCGGAAGTTTGGAAGGCTGTCAGCCATGCGGGGTTAGACCCTTATGCTGGTTACCTACACGCGGACAGGCCTGGTAAACCTTCGCTAGTGCTCGATCTGATGGAAGAGTTTAGGCAGCAAATTGTGGATAGGGCAGTGATCGGCTTACTCTCTAGGAACATAATTAAACCAAACGGGATTTTGGTTGTTGAGAGCCCTGAGGAAGGACGTATACTTAGCCGGGAGGTAGTGAAGATGCTCCTTATGGGCCTACAAGAGAGGCTTGACTCTGAAGCTATGTTCGACAATCAGAGGGCGCCCCTTAAAAGTTTCATCTATTCTCAGGCGCGCCGTGTTACACGTTTCCTCCTAAATGAAACAACTTACATCCCATTCACGCTAGGGTGGTAA
- the trxA gene encoding thioredoxin: MSLNPGSAGKPINVNESTFEEFIKRGPLVLVDFWAEWCAPCRMVAPILEKLAAEYSGKLLVGKLNVDENPAAASKYRVSAIPTLIFFKEGKVVDTLVGAAPKQYIEEKIKKHL, from the coding sequence ATGAGTTTAAACCCTGGTTCGGCAGGTAAGCCTATAAACGTCAACGAATCAACATTCGAAGAGTTCATTAAGAGAGGTCCTCTTGTATTAGTTGACTTCTGGGCGGAATGGTGCGCACCTTGTCGAATGGTTGCACCTATACTAGAAAAGCTAGCCGCCGAATACTCGGGAAAGTTGCTTGTGGGTAAACTTAACGTGGACGAGAATCCGGCAGCCGCTTCCAAGTATAGAGTTTCAGCAATCCCGACTTTAATTTTCTTCAAAGAAGGTAAGGTCGTAGATACATTGGTCGGCGCGGCACCAAAACAATATATCGAAGAGAAGATCAAGAAGCACCTTTAA
- a CDS encoding phosphate uptake regulator PhoU, translating to MIEQPREETRKIQFTGKSTYIVSLPKKWVASLGLKVGGQIIISQQNNSLILTPKGMAKTYPQFVEADIKIPDENDPSTIVREIISLYLVGYSLIVIRAKDKRLSTSQRNAIKELARNKLVGTEIISETSNEIKLQVLLSYPELSVENALRRMCLITTSMHDDAIQALKNLDKKLAKEVIQLDDEVDRFSLYIIRQLKIAVRNERSLKDIGLSNPQDCLGYRVVVKFVERIADHAAKIAEHVQALEEKPSEEIFKKIYEISVFAKAIFEDAIKSLFKRNYMLADQVVSKAKKIAPLEDEVLKEIQLRNKQTNIPSMRMIMESIRRTAEYTSDIAEIVLNLSVNQILII from the coding sequence ATGATAGAACAACCACGCGAAGAAACGAGGAAAATTCAGTTCACCGGCAAATCAACATACATTGTTTCGCTGCCAAAAAAATGGGTAGCTTCGCTAGGACTAAAGGTTGGAGGCCAGATAATTATATCCCAACAAAATAATTCACTGATTTTAACTCCAAAAGGAATGGCGAAAACGTACCCTCAATTTGTTGAGGCTGATATAAAAATTCCAGACGAAAATGACCCTAGCACTATAGTGAGAGAAATAATATCACTGTACTTAGTGGGATACAGCCTCATTGTTATAAGGGCAAAAGACAAACGCCTAAGTACGTCGCAAAGAAACGCCATAAAGGAGTTGGCAAGAAATAAACTTGTAGGAACAGAGATCATATCAGAAACATCTAATGAGATTAAACTACAAGTATTGCTGAGCTACCCGGAGCTTTCGGTTGAAAATGCTTTAAGACGCATGTGCCTTATCACCACTTCAATGCACGACGATGCAATACAAGCATTAAAAAACCTAGACAAAAAACTTGCAAAAGAGGTTATACAATTAGATGATGAGGTTGATCGCTTCAGCCTCTACATAATACGACAATTGAAGATAGCAGTCCGTAACGAGAGATCCCTTAAAGACATCGGGCTTTCCAACCCGCAAGACTGCCTGGGATACAGGGTAGTCGTGAAGTTCGTTGAAAGAATAGCTGACCATGCAGCAAAAATCGCCGAACATGTTCAGGCATTAGAAGAGAAACCGAGTGAAGAGATATTCAAAAAAATCTATGAAATAAGCGTCTTCGCTAAAGCAATTTTCGAGGACGCCATAAAATCTCTATTCAAAAGGAACTATATGCTAGCTGACCAGGTAGTTTCAAAAGCCAAAAAAATAGCGCCCCTCGAAGACGAAGTATTAAAAGAAATTCAATTGAGAAATAAACAAACAAATATTCCAAGCATGAGAATGATAATGGAGAGCATACGAAGAACAGCAGAATACACAAGTGACATTGCAGAGATAGTCTTAAACCTAAGCGTAAACCAAATACTCATAATCTAA
- a CDS encoding deoxyribonuclease IV: MRFGVHVSIAGSIDKAVDRAEEKTCETFQIFTRNPRGWKFEPLTLEEAVSFRRKLENARIGPVIDHMPYLPNLASPNDDVYELSKRTLVAELERSGQLGIPYLVTHLGSHQGSGVEQGRDRIVKAVNLALSRVDNEVIILLENTAGTKNSMGSTFEEMKHILNRIDQPDRVGVCLDTCHAFAAGYELRDEEGVDITLKELDRVIGLEKLKVVHANDSKGDLGSHIDRHEHIGLGCIGEGGFKALLRRKELQLLPFILETPVDRRRDDIGNLKKIRELAEDRKPIKPRPKLKLT, translated from the coding sequence TTGAGATTTGGAGTACACGTCTCTATTGCTGGTTCGATAGATAAGGCAGTGGATAGAGCAGAAGAGAAAACATGTGAAACATTCCAGATATTTACTCGAAATCCACGCGGTTGGAAGTTCGAACCTCTAACCTTAGAGGAAGCAGTATCCTTCCGCAGGAAACTTGAGAACGCCAGAATAGGGCCTGTGATAGACCATATGCCCTACCTCCCAAACCTGGCCTCGCCTAACGATGATGTTTACGAGTTATCTAAGAGGACTTTGGTGGCGGAGTTGGAGCGGTCAGGGCAGTTAGGAATACCCTACCTTGTAACTCACTTGGGCAGTCATCAAGGTAGCGGTGTGGAGCAGGGGAGGGATAGGATTGTTAAGGCGGTGAATTTGGCTCTCTCAAGGGTTGATAATGAAGTGATAATCCTCCTCGAGAATACTGCTGGAACAAAGAATAGCATGGGCTCCACCTTCGAGGAGATGAAACATATACTCAACCGCATAGACCAACCAGACCGTGTTGGAGTCTGTTTAGACACATGCCACGCCTTCGCCGCCGGCTATGAGCTGAGGGATGAGGAAGGTGTAGATATAACTCTCAAAGAGCTTGACAGAGTAATCGGCTTGGAGAAGCTCAAGGTTGTTCACGCCAATGACTCAAAGGGTGATCTAGGCTCACATATAGATAGACACGAACACATCGGACTAGGATGCATAGGTGAGGGCGGCTTCAAGGCTCTACTAAGACGCAAGGAGCTACAGCTGCTGCCGTTCATACTTGAAACTCCTGTCGACCGTCGACGCGACGATATCGGCAACCTAAAGAAGATAAGGGAGTTAGCTGAAGACCGCAAACCAATCAAACCTAGGCCGAAGTTAAAGCTGACCTAA
- a CDS encoding MTH1187 family thiamine-binding protein has product MPKHGRVIADLSIIPVGVGTSIGKYLGAAIAAIDKLGNVRYQITPMSTILEAESIDDIFRAAKCAHEAVIGLGAQRVECELRIDDRRDKLRTLEEKVEAVREYAARAKAS; this is encoded by the coding sequence TTGCCTAAACATGGAAGGGTGATAGCAGATTTGAGCATAATCCCGGTAGGTGTGGGAACAAGTATAGGGAAATATCTTGGTGCAGCTATCGCCGCCATTGACAAGTTGGGGAATGTACGCTACCAGATTACACCCATGAGCACAATTTTGGAGGCTGAAAGCATAGATGACATATTCAGGGCGGCCAAGTGCGCTCATGAGGCTGTTATAGGTTTGGGGGCGCAACGTGTTGAATGTGAACTGCGAATAGATGATAGACGCGATAAACTTAGGACACTCGAGGAAAAAGTGGAGGCTGTCAGAGAATACGCAGCAAGGGCGAAGGCAAGTTAG
- the cas2 gene encoding CRISPR-associated endonuclease Cas2 encodes MRYIVIYDVTDDNLRSLVAETLKDYGLDRIQYSAFIGKLRRDELNSLIVDLKNLIKDLFENVQIYPLCEVCFKGRREVGKPKRYELVEEKAKVAYF; translated from the coding sequence ATGCGATATATAGTAATCTATGATGTTACGGATGACAATCTGAGGAGTCTTGTGGCTGAGACGTTGAAGGATTATGGGCTGGACAGGATTCAGTATAGCGCTTTCATAGGAAAATTAAGGAGAGATGAGCTTAACAGCCTAATAGTAGACCTCAAGAACCTAATTAAGGATCTATTCGAGAACGTGCAGATATATCCACTCTGCGAGGTGTGTTTTAAGGGGAGAAGAGAAGTCGGCAAACCGAAGCGATACGAGCTGGTTGAAGAGAAAGCTAAAGTTGCCTACTTCTAA
- a CDS encoding endonuclease V — MRFPDNFRVEAARRAQMELGRRVIEENCLPQRVRNVGGVDVAYRGELAVAAAVILDYDSLSLIESRTLEARVTFPYVPTFLSFREAPPIFRVLRLLKAKPDVLMVNGHGVAHPYGCGLASHIGVILKQPTIGVTDGLLCGEVEPPTGDLAPILYKGRRVGVALSTGGGRWIYISVGNMVTLDSAVDLTRSLLRGGKMPEPLKTADSLAKKAIIAKTVGAHKLSSPNSS; from the coding sequence TTGAGGTTTCCCGACAATTTCAGGGTCGAGGCTGCCAGGAGAGCTCAAATGGAGTTAGGTCGCCGAGTTATAGAGGAGAATTGCCTCCCCCAAAGGGTGAGAAACGTTGGGGGAGTGGATGTGGCGTATAGGGGGGAATTAGCAGTCGCAGCTGCGGTTATTCTAGACTATGATAGCCTTAGTCTAATAGAGTCAAGAACATTAGAGGCTAGAGTCACATTCCCATATGTCCCAACATTTCTTTCCTTCAGGGAAGCTCCACCGATCTTTAGGGTTCTCAGACTGCTCAAGGCTAAGCCCGACGTTCTGATGGTAAACGGGCATGGCGTGGCACATCCATACGGTTGCGGCCTAGCTTCACATATAGGCGTAATCCTAAAACAACCTACGATAGGTGTAACTGATGGGTTGCTGTGTGGGGAAGTAGAACCTCCAACTGGAGATCTTGCACCAATACTCTACAAAGGGCGAAGGGTAGGTGTGGCTCTATCCACTGGAGGTGGACGGTGGATTTATATCAGCGTAGGGAACATGGTCACTCTCGACAGCGCCGTCGACTTGACGCGCAGTCTCCTGCGTGGGGGCAAGATGCCTGAGCCCTTAAAAACAGCAGACAGCCTAGCTAAGAAGGCAATCATAGCAAAAACTGTTGGAGCTCACAAACTTTCCTCACCAAACTCATCGTAA
- a CDS encoding tryptophan-rich sensory protein has product MTFAFTIAVNGLAGNTTILGGKNTAQISDANPTLITPAGYTFSIWGIIYILLGIFVIFQALPNKQGKDFHKRIGWFFIISNLLNVTWLFLWQYEHLSLSVIIMFLLLVTLIAIYLRVNIGKSVVPLREKLAVHIPFSVYLGWITIASIANVAVALVSVKWDGFGISQETWAIQILMVALLITLLVIATRKDLAYGLVIIWALLGIAVKQNVNQSIVLTTEIGAVVIVSASILVAMVSRLRR; this is encoded by the coding sequence GTGACTTTTGCGTTCACTATTGCAGTTAACGGCTTAGCCGGCAATACCACAATTCTCGGTGGCAAGAACACGGCTCAGATTTCTGACGCAAATCCGACTCTAATAACTCCTGCAGGTTACACATTCTCCATTTGGGGAATCATCTACATCCTACTGGGAATCTTTGTAATATTTCAGGCACTGCCCAATAAACAAGGAAAAGATTTTCACAAAAGAATTGGGTGGTTTTTTATCATAAGCAACTTGTTAAACGTTACCTGGCTTTTCCTTTGGCAGTATGAACATCTCAGTTTATCCGTCATTATAATGTTTCTGCTTCTCGTAACTCTGATTGCGATTTACCTGCGCGTCAATATCGGCAAGTCAGTAGTTCCCTTACGTGAAAAACTAGCTGTTCATATACCTTTCAGCGTCTACTTGGGGTGGATAACTATTGCCTCTATTGCAAATGTCGCGGTCGCGCTAGTTTCCGTTAAATGGGATGGTTTCGGAATAAGCCAAGAAACGTGGGCTATTCAAATTCTAATGGTAGCCTTGTTAATCACGCTACTTGTTATAGCCACTAGAAAAGATTTAGCCTATGGACTGGTAATAATCTGGGCGTTGCTTGGTATCGCAGTAAAGCAAAATGTAAACCAAAGCATTGTCTTAACAACTGAAATAGGCGCTGTAGTTATTGTATCCGCATCGATCTTGGTAGCTATGGTTTCGAGATTGAGACGATAA
- a CDS encoding pyridoxamine 5'-phosphate oxidase family protein has protein sequence MTIFKLPKMSKSEIEELIKEQVICRIAFKGDKYPYMAPFQYVLMNGFIYFHFTNYGRKMRLLEKDKRVCIEIEKYKPDLSEYKFIVLRGSLKIVTDPHERAMVIERMAEEGKQKLSANFLAAHGFKKEEGWSSLAPQKPLIIVKLENVVQEIGLKSP, from the coding sequence TTGACGATTTTCAAATTGCCGAAAATGAGTAAAAGTGAAATCGAAGAGTTGATTAAAGAACAAGTAATTTGTCGAATTGCTTTCAAAGGAGACAAGTACCCTTACATGGCTCCATTCCAGTATGTTTTAATGAACGGGTTTATCTACTTTCACTTTACCAATTATGGTAGAAAGATGAGGTTGCTTGAGAAGGATAAACGTGTTTGTATTGAGATAGAGAAGTATAAGCCAGATCTTAGTGAATACAAGTTTATTGTTCTAAGAGGATCACTGAAAATAGTAACTGATCCTCATGAGCGAGCCATGGTAATAGAGAGAATGGCTGAAGAAGGTAAACAGAAACTCTCCGCAAACTTTCTTGCCGCTCATGGATTCAAAAAGGAAGAAGGCTGGTCTTCACTCGCTCCACAAAAGCCTTTGATTATAGTTAAGCTTGAGAATGTGGTACAAGAAATTGGCTTAAAATCTCCTTGA
- a CDS encoding bifunctional 5,6,7,8-tetrahydromethanopterin hydro-lyase/3-hexulose-6-phosphate synthase, with the protein MGKILAGGQHVYLIGEALVGQEPDLAHVDLVIGDKAGPVGQAFANGLSHLSAGHTPLLAVIRPNLPPKPFTLIVPKVTIKDFEQIGKYFGPAQAAVAKAVADSVEEGVIPRDKIDEWVIVASVFVHPEAKDYRSIYHYNYGATKLAIKRALSSYPPLDKILYDKDRAKHPIMGFRVPRLWMPPYMQVALDIPDIEVVKRVISELPQSDRIILEAGTPLIKKYGVKVIRDLREFAKDVFIVADLKTLDVGQVEVDMAYEETADAVVASGLAPKETLDKFIYEAERFGIYSMVDMMGVADPLAVLKSLQEPPGVVILHRGIDEERGGKTRWEYIKEIKEFFKDKKILFAVAGGIEPQTVPLALQSGADIIIVGRYITQSKDIRRAAREFLQSLGVDMDLFRVHVE; encoded by the coding sequence ATGGGTAAAATTTTGGCAGGCGGCCAGCATGTATACCTTATAGGCGAGGCTTTAGTGGGGCAGGAGCCCGATCTCGCACATGTTGATCTGGTCATCGGAGATAAGGCTGGTCCTGTAGGCCAAGCGTTTGCGAATGGTCTCTCACACCTGTCAGCTGGACATACGCCATTGTTAGCCGTTATAAGGCCGAATCTCCCTCCGAAGCCTTTCACTTTGATCGTTCCTAAAGTTACCATCAAAGATTTTGAGCAGATAGGCAAATATTTTGGGCCGGCTCAGGCTGCTGTGGCCAAGGCTGTTGCTGACTCGGTGGAGGAGGGAGTTATCCCTCGGGATAAGATCGATGAGTGGGTGATCGTCGCAAGTGTATTCGTCCACCCGGAGGCCAAAGATTACCGTAGTATCTATCATTACAATTACGGCGCTACAAAGCTTGCTATTAAAAGGGCGCTAAGTAGCTATCCCCCCCTCGACAAGATTTTATACGATAAGGATAGAGCTAAACACCCGATCATGGGCTTCAGGGTGCCAAGGCTCTGGATGCCCCCCTATATGCAGGTCGCCCTTGACATTCCTGACATTGAGGTAGTGAAGCGTGTCATCAGCGAATTGCCCCAGAGTGACCGAATAATTTTGGAGGCTGGAACCCCTCTCATCAAGAAGTATGGTGTGAAGGTCATCCGTGATCTGCGCGAGTTTGCTAAGGATGTGTTCATAGTGGCGGACTTGAAGACATTGGATGTAGGGCAGGTGGAGGTTGACATGGCTTATGAGGAGACAGCCGATGCAGTTGTAGCCTCTGGCCTAGCGCCCAAAGAGACCCTCGACAAGTTCATTTACGAGGCTGAAAGGTTTGGGATCTACTCGATGGTGGATATGATGGGTGTAGCGGATCCACTTGCGGTGTTGAAATCTTTACAGGAGCCGCCTGGCGTAGTTATTCTCCACCGTGGCATAGACGAGGAGCGTGGAGGCAAAACCCGTTGGGAGTATATAAAGGAGATCAAGGAGTTCTTCAAAGATAAAAAGATACTATTTGCTGTGGCGGGCGGCATAGAACCGCAGACTGTACCATTAGCCCTTCAATCTGGGGCTGATATAATTATTGTTGGTCGTTACATTACGCAGTCCAAGGATATAAGGAGGGCAGCTAGAGAGTTCCTGCAGTCGCTGGGTGTAGATATGGATCTCTTTAGGGTGCACGTGGAATAA
- a CDS encoding NADP-dependent malic enzyme — protein sequence MSERSTREELLERSCKPSKLALKYHVFYRGKIEVSLKTPVRSYEEFAIWYTPGVAEPCKAISENRGLVYDLTNRWNTVAIVSDGTRVLGLGNIGPEAALPVMEGKALLFKYLGGVDAYPLCLATQNAEELISAVKWLQPSFGGINLEDIEQPKCFYILNRLRKETEIPVWHDDQQGTATVMLAALKNALKLVGKRIGEIQIAMIGAGAASICTARLFIAAGVKPGNMFVVDSKGILHSGRVELKGEHPEKWELCLRTNLENRMGGIEEAMRGVDVAVAMSRPGPGVIKPEWVRNMACEPIVFAAANPVPEIWPWEAKEAGARVVATGRSDFPNQVNNSLGFPGIFRGVLDVRAASITDEMCIAAADELARLAEEKGLSEDYIIPSMAEWEVYPREAVAVAQKAIEQGVARIKPNREDLYENASNIIKRAQSIVEHLARGGLIKEPPP from the coding sequence TTGTCCGAACGATCTACAAGGGAAGAGCTCTTGGAGAGGTCCTGTAAGCCGAGCAAGTTAGCTCTAAAATATCACGTCTTCTACCGTGGGAAGATTGAGGTCTCTCTCAAGACGCCAGTTAGGAGTTACGAAGAATTCGCCATATGGTATACCCCTGGAGTAGCTGAACCTTGTAAGGCCATATCCGAGAATAGAGGGCTGGTCTATGATCTTACCAACCGCTGGAATACGGTAGCCATTGTAAGCGACGGGACGAGGGTTCTTGGCTTAGGGAACATAGGCCCTGAGGCAGCTCTTCCCGTGATGGAGGGGAAGGCGCTCCTCTTCAAATACCTCGGTGGCGTGGACGCCTACCCTCTCTGCCTAGCTACACAGAACGCCGAGGAACTCATCTCCGCAGTAAAATGGCTTCAACCATCATTTGGTGGAATAAACCTTGAAGACATCGAGCAACCTAAATGCTTCTATATCCTCAACCGTTTGAGGAAGGAGACTGAGATCCCAGTTTGGCATGATGATCAACAGGGGACCGCCACCGTGATGCTGGCAGCTTTAAAGAACGCCTTAAAGCTCGTCGGCAAAAGAATAGGCGAAATCCAGATAGCGATGATTGGGGCAGGTGCAGCGAGTATCTGCACTGCTAGACTCTTTATCGCTGCCGGGGTTAAACCTGGAAACATGTTCGTAGTCGACAGTAAAGGTATACTACACTCTGGAAGGGTCGAGCTTAAGGGTGAACATCCTGAGAAGTGGGAACTCTGCCTTAGGACCAACTTAGAAAATAGAATGGGCGGCATAGAAGAGGCCATGAGAGGTGTCGATGTCGCTGTGGCCATGTCGAGGCCAGGTCCCGGCGTGATAAAACCTGAATGGGTCAGAAACATGGCTTGTGAACCCATCGTGTTCGCTGCCGCAAACCCAGTCCCTGAGATATGGCCTTGGGAGGCTAAGGAGGCAGGGGCAAGGGTGGTGGCAACTGGCAGATCGGACTTCCCCAACCAAGTAAACAACTCCCTAGGTTTTCCAGGAATCTTCAGAGGTGTCTTGGACGTTAGGGCGGCATCAATTACCGATGAGATGTGCATCGCAGCGGCAGACGAGTTGGCAAGGTTGGCTGAGGAGAAAGGGCTGAGTGAAGACTACATAATTCCATCGATGGCCGAGTGGGAGGTCTACCCAAGAGAAGCCGTAGCTGTAGCCCAGAAGGCTATAGAGCAAGGTGTGGCGAGGATAAAGCCGAACAGAGAGGATCTATACGAGAACGCTTCGAATATCATAAAACGGGCGCAGTCCATCGTTGAGCATCTTGCGAGGGGGGGTCTCATAAAAGAACCCCCACCCTAG
- a CDS encoding arsenate reductase ArsC, which yields MKTKVLFVCTHNSARSQMAEGFLNALYGDRYEAYSAGIEPTKVNPYTVKVMAEIGIDISTHRSKSIEEFIGQNFDYVVTLCDNAREVCPFFPGGKTLHKDFEDPAEFKGKETETLEKVRHVRDKIKDWIEETFGTSLSER from the coding sequence ATGAAGACGAAGGTCTTATTTGTCTGCACGCACAATTCAGCCCGTTCTCAGATGGCGGAAGGATTTTTGAACGCACTCTATGGAGATAGATATGAAGCATATAGTGCTGGAATAGAGCCCACTAAAGTTAATCCTTACACCGTTAAGGTAATGGCTGAGATTGGAATTGACATTTCAACTCACCGCTCAAAGAGTATAGAAGAATTCATTGGACAGAATTTCGACTACGTAGTGACGCTCTGCGACAATGCGAGAGAAGTGTGCCCATTCTTTCCCGGAGGTAAAACACTTCACAAAGATTTCGAAGATCCAGCCGAATTTAAAGGTAAAGAAACCGAAACACTGGAAAAAGTTAGGCATGTAAGAGATAAAATCAAAGACTGGATAGAAGAAACATTCGGCACTAGTTTATCAGAGAGATAA